A DNA window from Aureibaculum sp. 2308TA14-22 contains the following coding sequences:
- a CDS encoding GH92 family glycosyl hydrolase, whose protein sequence is MFSFVKILKIKRYTFFLLILFIGFSSVAQRPVDYVNPFIGTSNFGATNPGAIAPRGMASVSPFNVAGRQNSLEKDSRWLSNPYVHENEFLTGFSHVNLSGVGCPDLGVIITMPTVGDLEIDHLKYGSTYKNEIAKAGYYSTILSNSNVKVETTATTRSGISRYHFPAGKANILVNLGLGLTNEQGGMIKAVSPTEIEGFRTVGSFCYYKPEETYPVYFVAKVNMASDEFGVWKKPRTETGVEAQWMGYNGKDRFYKNYYKEVVGDSIGGYFSYNFDKPTNVELKVGISYVSIENARENLERETSNLSFLEIYHQTELEWNNLLSKITVEGGSKDDKTVFYTALYHTLIHPNTLNDANGEYPKMGTRETLKTSGTRFTVFSFWDTYRNLHSLMSLVYPDQQLNMVNSMLDVYDESGWLPKWELNSTETTTMVGDPAGIVLADTYLRGIRDFDINKAYEAMVKSADQINNNPLRPGLKNYIEKGYLVAGEGGSVSTTQEYNISDFAIAQLARVLGKKEDEARFRERSISYRNLFDKDYKLLRPKNADGTWYSPFDPTKGANFEKNVGFIEGNSWQYTFMVSHDTPGLIKLMGGRRAFTNQLQEVFDKKHFDMANEPDIAYPYLFNYVRGEEWRTQTMVDALRRSYFKNSPDGLPGNDDTGTMSAWIIYSMMGIYPVSPADPIYTFTTPVFDKITIELDPKYYNGRVLVIEKEGMGNIKEILLNGEEHKGYFINHFELVNGHRLKFMLE, encoded by the coding sequence ATGTTCTCCTTTGTAAAAATATTGAAAATTAAAAGATACACCTTCTTTTTACTAATACTTTTTATCGGTTTCTCATCCGTTGCACAACGCCCTGTAGATTATGTAAATCCATTTATTGGTACTTCTAACTTTGGGGCTACTAATCCTGGAGCTATTGCCCCCAGAGGTATGGCAAGCGTATCTCCTTTTAATGTTGCTGGTAGGCAAAATAGTTTAGAAAAAGATAGTAGATGGTTATCAAATCCATACGTACATGAAAATGAATTTTTGACAGGATTCTCACATGTTAATTTAAGTGGAGTAGGTTGTCCGGATTTAGGAGTAATAATTACAATGCCTACGGTTGGAGACTTGGAAATTGATCATTTAAAATATGGCTCAACGTATAAAAATGAAATTGCAAAAGCAGGTTATTACAGTACCATATTATCTAATTCTAATGTTAAAGTTGAAACTACCGCTACAACGAGATCGGGAATAAGCAGATATCATTTTCCAGCTGGTAAGGCAAATATACTAGTTAATCTAGGATTGGGGTTAACCAACGAACAAGGCGGAATGATTAAAGCTGTTTCTCCAACCGAAATAGAAGGGTTTAGAACAGTAGGTAGTTTTTGCTACTATAAACCTGAGGAAACTTATCCGGTTTATTTTGTAGCTAAGGTTAATATGGCTTCAGATGAGTTTGGAGTTTGGAAAAAGCCTAGGACTGAAACTGGTGTTGAAGCACAATGGATGGGGTATAACGGTAAAGATAGATTCTATAAAAATTATTATAAAGAGGTAGTTGGAGATAGTATTGGTGGGTATTTTTCATATAATTTTGATAAACCTACAAATGTGGAATTGAAAGTAGGGATATCATATGTTAGTATAGAAAATGCACGAGAGAATTTAGAAAGAGAAACTTCTAATTTATCCTTTTTAGAAATTTATCATCAAACGGAATTGGAGTGGAATAACTTGCTTTCTAAAATTACGGTAGAAGGTGGTTCAAAAGATGATAAAACAGTTTTTTACACAGCTCTGTACCATACGCTAATCCATCCTAATACGTTAAATGATGCTAATGGTGAATATCCAAAGATGGGTACAAGAGAGACATTAAAAACCAGCGGCACGCGATTTACAGTATTTTCGTTTTGGGATACCTATAGAAACTTACATTCGCTAATGTCTTTGGTATATCCAGATCAACAATTGAACATGGTAAATAGCATGCTTGATGTTTACGATGAAAGCGGATGGTTGCCCAAATGGGAATTAAATTCGACAGAAACCACAACTATGGTAGGAGATCCTGCCGGTATTGTACTTGCTGATACTTACTTGAGAGGCATTCGTGATTTTGATATCAACAAGGCCTATGAAGCTATGGTAAAGAGTGCAGATCAAATCAATAATAATCCGTTACGTCCAGGACTAAAAAACTATATTGAAAAAGGATATTTAGTTGCTGGTGAAGGTGGTTCAGTATCAACTACACAAGAATATAATATTTCAGATTTTGCCATTGCCCAACTGGCTCGCGTTCTTGGTAAAAAAGAAGATGAAGCTAGATTTAGAGAGCGTTCAATTTCTTACAGAAATTTATTTGATAAAGATTATAAATTATTACGCCCTAAAAATGCCGATGGTACTTGGTATAGTCCGTTTGATCCTACCAAAGGAGCCAATTTTGAGAAAAACGTGGGTTTTATAGAAGGTAATTCATGGCAATATACGTTTATGGTAAGTCATGATACCCCAGGTTTAATTAAGTTAATGGGCGGTAGAAGAGCATTTACAAATCAATTGCAAGAAGTTTTTGATAAAAAACATTTTGACATGGCTAATGAACCAGATATCGCTTATCCATATCTGTTTAATTATGTTAGAGGAGAAGAGTGGCGTACACAAACTATGGTTGATGCCTTAAGAAGATCTTATTTTAAAAATTCACCCGATGGCTTACCCGGTAATGATGATACTGGAACGATGTCCGCATGGATTATTTACAGTATGATGGGTATTTACCCTGTAAGTCCCGCTGATCCAATATATACATTTACTACTCCCGTCTTTGACAAGATAACTATTGAATTGGACCCTAAATATTATAACGGTAGAGTACTCGTTATTGAAAAAGAAGGTATGGGTAATATCAAAGAAATTTTATTAAATGGCGAAGAACATAAAGGTTACTTTATCAACCATTTTGAATTGGTGAATGGCCACAGGCTAAAGTTTATGTTGGAATAA
- a CDS encoding DUF4838 domain-containing protein, giving the protein MSNFKSFLVILSSIFLISCVNGNIDLTKNGKSNYEIVYTGNATESQHKSAEILKNYIYKISGADIAIVDESSQSADIYKIYIGNVNDEKLNPHQLSIQLKDKNIFIDGGSDKAIQNAVYIFIEEFLGVKWYSPTVEKIPLTKTITLPNTINYNYEPEITTRTVHSRLFYKNHEFANRLKVTKEAFPTYVPKARVHTFHRFIPEEKFYKQHPEYFALRGDKRLPTQLCLTNNNVYNIVKDSIASLFAKNPIANVVSVSQDDNTQYCQCENCAKIDKEEGSPAGSMIRFVNKIAENFPDKQISTLAYQHTRKPSKTKPRENVLITLCSIECDRSAPITEKCNDFAEDLIGWSKLTDNIRIWDYTTQFTNFLAPFPNIKTLQPNIQLFRDNNAKWIFEQHSNNPSELFELRSYITAKLLWNPDLNVDDLITEFTNGYYEEAGVYVKKYVDLIHAELEKHPDFFLFLYGDPSQAFDSYLSPELLETYKGYFDDAEKAVASKPEVLKRIKEARLSTDYAILEAAKKDLTTEFSLVTEVKEKRANPFIQEKLENFYSTCKNANITLMNEMGFTVEEYYHSYKKTIEVAVKPNIAKGKKVTLLTKPKKYANEDPQTLTDGALGGNNFYANWLGFEGNDLVAVIDLDSVQSISSISTAFLQVTNHIVFFPKEVTYYGSIDGKSYMAIGEVKNQSPLKKNSKVNDIQYFNLKVKPTEVRFVKIHANSHKNAPYWHHGAGLPSWIFADEIIID; this is encoded by the coding sequence ATGAGTAACTTCAAGTCCTTTCTCGTAATTTTATCAAGTATCTTTTTGATTTCGTGTGTAAATGGTAATATAGATTTAACCAAAAATGGAAAATCGAATTATGAAATTGTTTATACAGGAAATGCGACGGAAAGCCAACACAAATCTGCTGAAATACTCAAAAACTATATCTATAAGATTAGTGGAGCGGATATAGCTATAGTTGACGAAAGTTCTCAAAGTGCGGATATATACAAGATTTATATTGGTAACGTAAATGATGAGAAGTTAAACCCTCATCAATTATCAATACAATTAAAAGATAAAAATATATTTATTGATGGAGGCTCTGATAAAGCCATTCAGAATGCAGTTTATATTTTTATCGAAGAGTTTTTAGGAGTTAAATGGTATTCGCCAACTGTTGAAAAAATACCGTTAACAAAAACAATTACACTACCAAATACTATAAATTATAATTACGAGCCAGAAATTACAACACGCACAGTACATTCAAGACTTTTTTATAAAAATCATGAATTTGCTAATAGGTTAAAAGTTACCAAAGAGGCTTTTCCAACTTATGTGCCAAAAGCTAGGGTACATACCTTTCATAGATTTATTCCAGAAGAAAAATTTTATAAACAGCATCCTGAATATTTTGCATTGAGAGGAGATAAAAGATTACCTACTCAATTATGCCTGACAAATAATAATGTTTACAACATTGTTAAAGATTCCATTGCCTCTTTGTTCGCTAAAAACCCAATTGCAAATGTAGTTTCAGTAAGTCAAGATGATAATACGCAATATTGCCAATGCGAAAATTGTGCAAAAATTGATAAAGAAGAGGGGAGTCCTGCTGGTTCAATGATTCGTTTTGTAAATAAAATCGCAGAAAATTTTCCAGATAAACAGATTTCAACATTAGCATATCAGCATACTAGAAAACCAAGTAAAACTAAGCCTAGAGAGAATGTATTGATAACACTTTGCTCTATTGAATGTGATAGAAGTGCACCCATTACAGAAAAATGTAATGATTTTGCTGAGGACCTAATAGGGTGGAGTAAGTTAACAGACAATATTCGTATTTGGGATTACACTACGCAGTTTACTAATTTCCTAGCACCTTTTCCAAATATAAAAACATTACAGCCTAATATTCAATTATTTAGAGATAATAATGCAAAATGGATTTTTGAACAACATAGCAATAACCCAAGTGAGTTATTTGAATTACGTTCGTACATAACGGCAAAATTATTATGGAACCCTGATTTAAATGTGGATGACCTAATCACTGAATTTACTAATGGTTATTATGAAGAAGCAGGCGTTTATGTTAAAAAATATGTAGATTTAATTCACGCTGAGTTAGAAAAACATCCTGATTTCTTTTTATTCCTTTATGGCGATCCATCTCAGGCTTTCGATTCTTACTTAAGCCCTGAACTATTAGAGACTTATAAAGGTTATTTTGATGATGCTGAAAAAGCGGTTGCTTCAAAACCAGAAGTATTAAAAAGAATTAAAGAAGCAAGGTTAAGTACTGACTATGCTATTTTAGAAGCTGCAAAAAAGGATTTGACAACTGAATTTTCTTTGGTTACTGAGGTTAAAGAAAAAAGAGCTAATCCTTTTATTCAAGAAAAATTAGAAAATTTTTACAGCACCTGTAAAAATGCCAATATTACATTAATGAACGAAATGGGCTTTACCGTAGAAGAATATTACCATTCGTACAAAAAAACAATTGAAGTAGCCGTAAAACCTAATATTGCTAAGGGTAAAAAAGTTACCTTACTTACTAAACCCAAAAAATATGCCAATGAAGATCCGCAGACATTAACTGACGGGGCATTAGGTGGTAATAATTTTTATGCCAATTGGTTGGGTTTTGAAGGTAATGACCTAGTGGCGGTTATAGATTTAGATTCTGTACAATCTATAAGCTCAATTTCAACAGCATTTTTGCAAGTTACCAATCATATTGTATTTTTTCCAAAAGAAGTAACTTATTATGGTTCTATTGATGGCAAAAGTTATATGGCTATTGGAGAGGTTAAAAATCAAAGCCCATTAAAAAAGAATAGTAAAGTAAACGATATTCAGTATTTTAATTTAAAAGTCAAACCAACAGAAGTACGGTTTGTTAAAATTCATGCAAATAGTCATAAAAATGCTCCTTATTGGCATCATGGTGCTGGGTTACCTTCATGGATATTTGCGGATGAGATTATAATTGATTAA
- a CDS encoding SusC/RagA family TonB-linked outer membrane protein, with amino-acid sequence MKLLLVVCLLGFQSMFAQTTVTGTITDAADGATLPGVNIIEKGTSNGVTSDFDGNYSIDVAEGATLQFSFVGYAAQEIAVNGQTTINVALAESTEALDEVVVTALGIKRERKSLGYSVQEIQGANISESREPNMINALSGKITGLNIIKSSNGPAGSSKIVLRGYSSLTGDNQPLIVVDGTPLDNFTGASSEGFWSPSADLGNGLADINPDDIESLSVLKGASAAALYGSRAGNGVILITTKTGKSSNGLGIAYSATFGFQSIFMKPELQSNFGQGSVGAYDEYANSSWGPKIEGQTETGPEQGSVVFDKAYDNIGNYYNDGFSQNHSVSFQNSGENGSYYTSANYLEDEGISPSATLERLNLTARGVSKFGNEKKWSIDTKVQYNKTTANNRPRTGFGALSQYQTIINFPRSRDIEQYSEGVDEFGNQIWYDPNSNQINPYWANKRRLSYDSRDRFIINATLKHEFNDWLSAEVRGGADLYTTNTESKVFAGTSSNSTYGLGKNTFIEQNYSALMVAAKDNIFGKFGGSITLGGNLMATEESGINSNSGTLLVPNLFSLNNGVNPATVSQRFNQKKINSVYGLFQLNYDGYLFVDVTGRNDWSSALSKENRSFFYPSVSTSLVISDMITKTGGDLPNWFTFGKIRGSYAEVGNDLRAYQLQNAFSIGNDPLGNTTASTNSRLLNPDIKNELIKSVEIGAEARLFNNRVGLDFTWYKTNATNQIIPIPLDPFSGFNDKFINAGDIQNTGIELTLKTAILDKEDGLSWDMDINYSTNQNTVEELADDVTSFNLGGFDNFNISANVGEDYGVIVGSKFRRVEDEASPFFGRILVDGDGLPLASTEKEVLGSQVPDALLGLTNMFTYKGFSFSFLLSASIGGEIFSGTNHALQRSGLAAVTAVNGERADIVFDGVVDDGAGNLSENTVGATPQNYWAAITGRSGNLGINEANVYDASHFRLRNINLTYNFNREWLKKTPFTGLSAGVSANNVWMISSNLNGVDPESVNATGSNAQGFENLAPPTTRTVFLNIAAKF; translated from the coding sequence ATGAAATTGTTACTTGTTGTTTGTCTGTTAGGATTTCAATCCATGTTTGCTCAAACTACAGTAACTGGAACTATTACTGATGCTGCAGACGGGGCTACGCTACCGGGTGTAAACATCATTGAAAAAGGAACTTCTAACGGTGTTACCTCAGACTTTGATGGTAACTATAGCATAGACGTAGCTGAAGGTGCTACATTACAGTTCTCTTTTGTCGGATATGCTGCTCAAGAGATTGCAGTAAATGGCCAGACAACTATTAATGTGGCTCTTGCGGAAAGTACAGAGGCTCTTGACGAAGTAGTTGTTACGGCTCTTGGTATTAAAAGAGAGCGAAAATCCCTAGGTTATTCCGTTCAAGAAATTCAAGGTGCTAACATATCTGAATCTCGTGAACCGAATATGATAAATGCCTTATCTGGTAAAATAACGGGTTTAAACATTATTAAAAGTAGTAATGGTCCAGCTGGTTCTTCTAAAATTGTATTAAGGGGATATAGCTCTTTAACAGGAGACAATCAACCCTTAATTGTGGTTGATGGTACTCCACTAGATAATTTTACTGGTGCATCTAGCGAAGGTTTTTGGAGTCCTTCTGCGGATTTAGGTAATGGTTTAGCAGATATAAATCCAGATGATATTGAATCGTTGTCCGTCTTAAAGGGTGCTTCTGCAGCGGCGTTATATGGTTCGCGTGCTGGTAATGGTGTTATTTTAATTACTACTAAAACGGGTAAATCTAGTAATGGATTAGGTATTGCGTACTCAGCAACCTTTGGTTTTCAAAGTATTTTCATGAAACCAGAATTGCAGAGTAATTTTGGTCAGGGTTCTGTAGGTGCTTATGACGAATATGCTAATAGTAGTTGGGGACCTAAAATTGAAGGGCAAACAGAAACAGGACCTGAGCAAGGGTCAGTTGTTTTTGATAAAGCTTACGACAATATTGGTAATTATTATAATGATGGTTTTAGTCAAAACCATAGTGTTTCATTCCAAAATTCAGGAGAAAACGGTTCTTATTATACCTCTGCTAATTATTTGGAAGATGAGGGTATTTCGCCTTCAGCTACATTAGAACGTTTAAACTTAACCGCAAGGGGTGTGTCTAAATTTGGTAATGAAAAAAAATGGTCAATTGATACAAAAGTGCAGTATAACAAAACAACAGCTAACAATAGACCAAGAACAGGTTTTGGAGCATTAAGCCAATATCAAACCATAATAAATTTTCCACGATCACGTGATATTGAACAATATTCTGAAGGTGTAGATGAATTTGGTAATCAAATATGGTATGATCCCAATTCAAATCAAATTAATCCGTATTGGGCTAATAAAAGACGTTTAAGTTATGATTCTAGAGATAGATTTATAATAAATGCAACTTTAAAACATGAGTTTAATGATTGGCTAAGTGCAGAAGTTAGAGGAGGAGCAGATTTATATACTACAAATACTGAATCAAAAGTGTTTGCTGGAACTTCAAGTAACTCTACCTATGGTTTGGGAAAAAATACTTTTATTGAGCAAAATTACAGTGCTTTAATGGTAGCTGCAAAAGATAATATTTTTGGAAAATTTGGAGGATCAATTACCTTAGGGGGTAACTTAATGGCGACTGAAGAGTCTGGTATAAATAGTAATTCTGGTACCTTGTTGGTTCCTAATTTATTTAGTTTAAACAATGGGGTCAATCCTGCAACTGTTTCACAAAGGTTTAACCAGAAAAAGATAAATTCTGTATATGGTTTGTTTCAATTAAACTATGATGGATACTTATTTGTTGATGTAACGGGTCGTAATGACTGGTCTTCGGCTTTAAGTAAGGAGAACAGATCATTTTTCTATCCATCTGTAAGTACTTCATTGGTTATTTCAGACATGATTACTAAAACTGGTGGAGATTTACCCAATTGGTTTACGTTTGGTAAAATAAGAGGATCTTATGCTGAGGTAGGTAATGATTTACGTGCTTATCAGTTGCAAAATGCATTTTCTATAGGCAATGATCCGTTGGGTAATACTACGGCCTCTACTAATAGCAGATTGCTTAATCCAGATATAAAAAACGAATTGATTAAATCAGTTGAAATTGGTGCGGAAGCTCGTTTATTTAATAACAGAGTAGGACTGGATTTTACTTGGTATAAAACCAATGCAACAAATCAGATAATTCCAATTCCTTTAGATCCTTTTAGTGGGTTTAATGATAAGTTTATAAATGCTGGTGATATTCAAAATACAGGTATTGAACTTACTTTAAAGACGGCAATTTTAGATAAAGAAGATGGATTATCTTGGGATATGGACATCAATTACTCTACAAACCAAAATACTGTAGAAGAATTGGCAGATGATGTTACGTCATTCAACTTAGGTGGGTTTGATAACTTTAATATTAGTGCAAATGTTGGTGAAGATTATGGTGTAATTGTAGGATCAAAATTTCGAAGAGTTGAAGATGAAGCAAGTCCATTTTTTGGAAGAATTTTGGTTGATGGCGATGGTTTACCGTTAGCTTCAACAGAGAAGGAAGTTTTAGGCTCTCAAGTACCTGATGCGTTATTAGGCCTAACCAATATGTTTACTTATAAAGGCTTTTCTTTTAGTTTCTTATTGAGTGCGAGTATTGGAGGAGAAATTTTCTCAGGAACCAATCATGCCTTGCAAAGATCTGGTTTAGCTGCGGTAACTGCAGTAAATGGAGAAAGAGCAGATATTGTATTTGATGGTGTTGTAGATGACGGTGCGGGTAATTTAAGTGAAAATACTGTTGGGGCTACACCACAAAATTACTGGGCAGCTATTACTGGGCGTTCAGGAAACTTAGGTATTAATGAGGCCAACGTATATGATGCATCACATTTTAGGTTAAGAAATATAAATTTAACTTATAACTTTAATAGAGAATGGTTAAAGAAAACTCCATTTACAGGATTATCTGCTGGAGTATCAGCAAACAACGTATGGATGATTTCAAGTAACTTGAATGGCGTAGATCCAGAGTCAGTAAATGCGACGGGATCTAATGCTCAAGGATTTGAAAACTTGGCACCACCAACGACGAGAACAGTGTTTTTAAACATTGCTGCTAAATTTTAA
- a CDS encoding SusD/RagB family nutrient-binding outer membrane lipoprotein: protein MKKVLIRNLALLSVMLLIFSCDDFEEINENPLAATADQVEVEFFINGSMGGAQQNPHIAERVFVLYWKDASRTSRLGVLSQGRSNDGWTNDYFNGYISRWLRDITTGISVAEEKIATGNVKEYTANLLQIARIWRVYIMSEMTDNFGPIPIDGFKGENPEYNSVEDVYNFMLAELKDAVSQIDETNTFKPDPDLDQAYGYDYVQWKKYGNSLRMRLAMRLSEVAPAVAKQHFEEAANSGQIIATSDDDFRITEADGWNNFVNVQSRQWNDHYVTAAYRNIVVGLGSVTSADQLPASQHGTIKPAGYMGLKLDDHFTMLTNDPAKGFWLDGLPNTIDPRAYKTYPIPGNLEDEQYSNFPTWGNSHTQTERDLLDDDGEVLMTLDGAFTYNAFAAGDWGTVGTKNQLRSRGSYPRLGLDFRGSGKYKERVFFPSWETHFLIAEAAVRGWSTPLSGKDAYEAGISESFAYYGLSAHVATYVASEDYNNAGTSVSWDHITEPPASVTMTYVDGYTGVPGTINYTYPENTIYEGGAVKNDRLNKIITQKFIANQAWLPLEIWNDHRRLGLPFFENPAVENPLPDLPQLNAGNVMSNQVNFFGQRLKYPSSFVNNIPVGHAQAVQLLGGDDTVHTPLWWAKQN, encoded by the coding sequence ATGAAAAAAGTATTAATTAGAAATCTAGCATTGCTTAGTGTAATGCTGTTAATTTTTTCTTGCGATGATTTCGAAGAAATCAACGAAAATCCTTTAGCTGCAACTGCAGATCAAGTGGAGGTAGAATTTTTTATTAATGGTTCTATGGGAGGAGCACAGCAAAACCCTCATATTGCGGAACGTGTATTTGTGTTGTATTGGAAAGATGCATCTAGAACTTCTAGATTAGGCGTGCTATCTCAAGGACGTTCAAATGACGGATGGACCAATGACTACTTTAATGGATATATATCTAGATGGTTACGAGACATCACTACGGGTATTTCTGTAGCAGAAGAAAAGATAGCTACAGGAAACGTTAAGGAATATACTGCCAATTTATTGCAAATTGCAAGAATTTGGAGAGTTTATATTATGAGTGAAATGACTGATAATTTTGGTCCAATTCCTATAGATGGTTTTAAAGGTGAAAACCCAGAATATAATAGTGTAGAAGATGTTTACAATTTTATGTTAGCAGAATTAAAAGATGCGGTTAGTCAAATTGATGAAACAAATACGTTTAAACCAGATCCAGATTTGGACCAAGCTTATGGATATGATTATGTTCAATGGAAAAAGTATGGAAACTCTTTGAGAATGCGTTTAGCGATGCGTTTATCTGAAGTGGCTCCTGCTGTTGCCAAGCAACATTTTGAAGAAGCGGCCAATAGTGGACAAATCATTGCTACATCAGATGATGATTTTAGAATTACTGAAGCTGATGGATGGAACAATTTTGTTAATGTTCAGTCTAGACAATGGAATGATCATTATGTTACTGCTGCTTATAGAAATATAGTTGTAGGATTAGGTAGTGTAACTTCTGCGGATCAATTACCTGCATCTCAGCATGGAACTATTAAACCTGCTGGTTATATGGGTTTAAAACTTGACGATCACTTTACAATGCTTACCAATGACCCTGCCAAAGGTTTCTGGTTGGATGGTTTGCCAAATACGATAGACCCAAGAGCATATAAAACCTATCCAATTCCTGGAAATCTTGAAGATGAGCAGTATAGCAATTTCCCAACTTGGGGTAATAGCCATACACAAACGGAAAGAGATTTATTAGATGATGATGGAGAGGTTTTAATGACGTTGGATGGAGCCTTTACCTATAATGCATTTGCTGCTGGTGACTGGGGTACTGTTGGGACTAAGAATCAATTACGTAGTAGAGGATCTTACCCTCGTTTAGGCCTTGATTTTAGAGGTTCAGGAAAGTACAAAGAGCGTGTCTTTTTCCCGTCTTGGGAAACACATTTCTTAATAGCAGAAGCTGCTGTAAGAGGTTGGAGTACACCTTTAAGCGGTAAAGATGCTTATGAAGCTGGAATATCAGAAAGTTTTGCTTATTATGGACTTTCGGCACATGTAGCGACATATGTTGCGTCTGAAGATTACAATAATGCTGGTACATCAGTAAGTTGGGATCATATAACAGAACCACCAGCAAGTGTAACTATGACTTATGTTGATGGTTATACAGGTGTTCCTGGAACAATAAATTATACGTATCCAGAAAATACAATTTATGAGGGCGGTGCGGTTAAGAACGACCGTTTAAATAAAATTATTACACAAAAGTTTATTGCAAATCAGGCGTGGTTACCACTTGAAATTTGGAATGATCATAGAAGGTTAGGGTTGCCGTTTTTTGAAAACCCTGCGGTTGAAAACCCACTTCCTGATTTACCACAATTAAATGCTGGAAACGTAATGTCTAATCAAGTAAACTTCTTTGGACAACGTTTAAAATATCCGTCGTCTTTTGTAAATAATATACCAGTTGGTCATGCACAAGCTGTTCAATTATTAGGAGGTGATGACACTGTTCATACACCATTATGGTGGGCAAAGCAAAATTAA